A single region of the Thioalkalivibrio nitratireducens DSM 14787 genome encodes:
- the rplB gene encoding 50S ribosomal protein L2: MAIIKTNPTSAGRRHAVQIRTPELHSGAPYGPLLEKKARTGGRNNRGRITVRHVGGGHKQHYRLVDFRRNKDNVPAQVERLEYDPNRSAHLALLKYADGERRYIIAPKGVQPGDTLQSGSQAPVRPGNAMELRAIPVGTVVHCVEMKPGKGAQIARSAGTSVQLVAREGRLATLRLRSGEMRRVPAECRAVVGEVGNSGHSLRKFGKAGAKRWVGVRPTVRGTAMNPVDHPHGGGEGRNFGKHPVTPWGVPTKGYKTRNNKRTDRMIVRRHKK; the protein is encoded by the coding sequence ATGGCGATCATCAAGACCAATCCCACGTCGGCGGGGCGCCGCCACGCGGTTCAGATCCGCACCCCGGAGCTGCATTCCGGTGCGCCGTACGGGCCGCTGCTCGAGAAGAAGGCACGGACCGGCGGGCGCAACAACCGCGGGCGGATCACAGTGCGCCACGTCGGTGGCGGCCATAAACAGCATTACCGGCTCGTCGACTTCAGGCGCAACAAAGACAACGTTCCGGCGCAGGTCGAACGGCTCGAATATGACCCGAACCGCAGTGCGCATCTGGCGCTGCTGAAATATGCAGACGGCGAGCGCCGCTACATCATCGCGCCGAAAGGGGTCCAGCCCGGGGACACGCTGCAGAGCGGAAGCCAGGCCCCGGTGCGCCCAGGAAACGCAATGGAGCTTCGCGCGATCCCTGTTGGCACCGTCGTTCACTGTGTCGAAATGAAACCGGGCAAAGGTGCGCAGATCGCGCGCTCCGCCGGCACCTCGGTGCAGTTGGTTGCAAGGGAGGGGCGGCTCGCGACGCTGCGGCTGCGTTCCGGCGAGATGCGCCGGGTGCCCGCCGAGTGTCGCGCGGTGGTCGGAGAGGTCGGCAACAGTGGGCACAGCCTGCGGAAATTCGGCAAGGCCGGCGCCAAGCGATGGGTCGGGGTGCGTCCGACGGTGCGCGGCACCGCGATGAACCCGGTCGACCACCCGCACGGCGGCGGCGAGGGTCGGAACTTCGGGAAACATCCGGTCACCCCTTGGGGTGTGCCGACGAAGGGTTACAAGACCCGAAACAACAAGCGTACCGACCGCATGATCGTGCGTCGGCACAAGAAGTAA
- the rplW gene encoding 50S ribosomal protein L23, with amino-acid sequence MNPRLLQVILGPVVSEKSTAAGETGTHVFRVRPDATKHEIQQAVEKIFEVKVQSVRTLNMAGKVKRFGGRLGRRNHWKKAYVSLAPGEKIELGEGDQV; translated from the coding sequence ATGAACCCGCGTTTGTTGCAGGTGATCCTGGGGCCGGTGGTCTCTGAGAAATCGACGGCGGCGGGCGAAACCGGCACCCACGTGTTCCGGGTGCGTCCCGACGCCACCAAGCACGAAATCCAGCAGGCCGTGGAGAAGATTTTCGAAGTCAAGGTGCAGTCGGTGCGGACACTGAACATGGCCGGCAAGGTGAAGCGATTCGGTGGTCGGCTGGGCCGTAGGAACCACTGGAAGAAAGCCTACGTGTCGCTCGCTCCCGGCGAGAAAATCGAACTGGGCGAAGGGGATCAGGTGTAA